A genome region from Erigeron canadensis isolate Cc75 chromosome 3, C_canadensis_v1, whole genome shotgun sequence includes the following:
- the LOC122593832 gene encoding putative pentatricopeptide repeat-containing protein At3g08820 produces the protein MNFASTDILNHLVSQTIITLKQLKHVHARIIRFNLLHDNYLINILLRLSFNFTSQHNNNNYSQLVFTQTPNPNTYVYNTFIRGLVSNNQFHESIETFYSMRVIGFLPNSFTFPFVLKACGKVLDLNLGVNLHTLMVKVGFDVDMRTGLVCCYAKCGRLDYACKVFDEMPEKNVVCLGAIVGGYVDAGRYNDAVAVFKRLVMGGTGLRPDSFVIVRVLSACSKVGDLENVEWLDGCMRGFSIGRNIFVGTALVDAYAKCGNMEKAVVAFDQMVEKDAVTWGAMIQGYASNGKPKEALDVFYRMRNDNINPDCYTIVGVLSACSSLGALDLGESALTLVNKNEFLYNPVVGTALIDMYAKCGKMGRAWRVFREMKLKDVIVWNAAITGLAMSGETRVLFGVLGQMEKLGFHPDGKTFIGILCGCVHGGLVDDGKQYFNNMKRVYSVTPSIEHYGCMVDLLGRAGLLNEAHLLIKDMPMEPNAIVWGALLNGCRLHRDTELAEYVLKCLIELEPWNSGNYVLLSNVFSDNKKWEEAQRIRSTMIHRNIKKIPGCCWIEVNGIVHEFLVGDTYHPMSERIYAKLSELTKEVKQQMGYTPTTEFALYDVEDEEKEHFLNCHSEKLAIVFGLISTKPGDVIRVVKNIRVCGDCHVAIKHFSKITGREISLRDNSRFHTFIDGSCSCGDYW, from the coding sequence ATGAATTTTGCATCAACAGACATATTAAACCATCTTGTTTCTCAAACCATAATAACCTTAAAACAACTCAAACATGTCCACGCTCGCATTATTCGATTCAATCTTTTACACGACAATTATCTCATCAACATTCTCTTACGTCTATCCTTCAATTTCACTTCTCAAcataacaacaataattattCTCAACTTGTTTTTACACAAACCCCAAACCCAAATACTTACGTTTACAACACATTCATTCGTGGTCTTGTTTCTAATAATCAATTTCATGAATCCATTGAAACTTTTTACTCAATGCGGGTAATTGGGTTTTTACCGAATTCTTTTACCTTCCCATTTGTATTGAAAGCATGTGGTAAAGTCTTGGATTTGAATTTGGGTGTAAATTTGCATACTTTGATGGTTAAAGTGGGTTTTGATGTCGATATGAGAACTGGGTTGGTTTGTTGTTACGCGAAATGTGGACGGTTGGATTATGCAtgtaaggtgtttgatgaaatgcctgagAAGAATGTGGTTTGTTTAGGGGCAATTGTTGGTGGGTATGTTGATGCAGGGAGGTATAATGATGCGGTTGCAGTGTTTAAGAGGTTGGTTATGGGAGGGACTGGTTTGAGGCCGGATAGTTTCGTTATTGTGAGGGTTTTAAGTGCTTGTTCTAAGGTAGGGGATTTGGAAAATGTGGAGTGGTTAGATGGATGTATGAGGGGTTTCAGTATTGGGAGGAATATATTCGTTGGGACGGCGTTAGTGGACGCGTATGCTAAGTGTGGAAATATGGAGAAAGCGGTTGTAGCGTTTGATCAAATGGTTGAAAAGGACGCGGTTACATGGGGTGCTATGATTCAAGGTTATGCGTCTAATGGGAAACCGAAAGAAGCTCTAGATGTGTTTTATAGAATGAGGAATGATAACATAAATCCAGATTGTTATACAATAGTTGGAGTTCTTTCGGCTTGTTCAAGTTTAGGAGCTCTAGATTTAGGAGAATCAGCGCTTACCTTAGTTAATAAAAACGAATTCTTGTATAACCCTGTTGTAGGTACGGCGTTGATTGATATGTATGCAAAATGTGGAAAAATGGGTCGTGCTTGGAGGGTATTTAGAGAGATGAAATTAAAAGATGTTATAGTTTGGAATGCTGCTATAACTGGTTTGGCGATGAGTGGTGAAACCCGAGTTTTGTTTGGTGTTCTAGGTCAAATGGAGAAACTAGGATTTCACCCTGATGGGAAGACCTTTATCGGCATTCTATGTGGATGTGTCCATGGGGGTCTTGTTGATGATGGAAAACAATATTTCAACAATATGAAGCGTGTGTATTCAGTGACTCCGTCGATTGAGCATTATGGGTGTATGGTAGATCTACTAGGGCGAGCTGGTTTGTTAAATGAAGCTCATCTTTTGATTAAAGATATGCCAATGGAGCCTAACGCTATTGTTTGGGGAGCCTTGTTGAATGGATGCAGGCTGCACCGTGATACTGAATTAGCCGAATATGTTTTAAAATGTTTGATAGAATTAGAACCGTGGAATTCAGGAAACTATGTACTCTTATCTAATGTATTCTCTGATAACAAAAAATGGGAAGAAGCACAGAGAATCAGATCCACAATGATTCATAGAAACATCAAAAAAATACCAGGATGTTGTTGGATAGAAGTAAATGGCATAGTACATGAGTTCCTTGTCGGCGACACATATCATCCAATGTCCGAAAGGATTTATGCTAAACTTAGTGAATTAACCAAGGAAGTAAAACAACAAATGGGCTATACGCCAACAACAGAATTCGCATTATATGATGTTGAGGACGAGGAGAAAGAGCATTTCTTGAATTGTCATAGTGAGAAGTTAGCTATTGTGTTTGGTCTAATCAGTACTAAACCTGGTGATGTGATTCGAGTAGTGAAAAATATTCGAGTGTGTGGTGACTGCCATGTCGCAATTAAGCATTTTTCGAAAATTACTGGTAGAGAGATAAGTTTGAGGGATAATAGTCGTTTCCATACCTTTATAGATGGTTCGTGTTCATGTGGAGATTACTGGTAA
- the LOC122591306 gene encoding protein SCAR2 gives MPIDRYSIRNVYSLADPELYKASDRDDPEALLEGVAMAGLVGLLRQLGDLAEFAAEIFHQLHEEAMATAARGHGLLVRVQQLESEIPSIEKAYLSQTSHSAFFPNSGIDWHPTRHTTQNLITTGDLPRFVMGSYEECRGPPRLFLLDKFDVAGAGACLKRYTDPSVFKVEASCYEIETADTQRDKRSRKNKKGSNWNAGETPDVSQPSHVKLHQLFLEERVQTGALEPARRVKLKKRLNSSPFDSGSGESYMNKVISSSLDLESGESYVKKLFRSSLEDQDVPEGVLRPLPLTLTFDTSMESRLEIPDDNIMGSMLGSPMQSKSPCVSSSLEKTAYEGSTDHRLKTGIHEEVDEKQIAVDEEIKTDGFQNGHASDDIASETESYMDAIATMDSERDLNINDGTYSDANKDQLQSQWSASQSIESLTASDEGNSSITKNITMSADSDTASISTGNTSPVGADLSPRPFACIEIPFRPRVPPIAENILMIEHLENDVTSDTCIDVRKPAISSEAASAPHVDQLAMLEEGTSNKTDLNEVSLNDIEILDSPKRSEVHQGDLEVAAVHSDFLPTAVDDLSSFSFVKNLKGDVDDKYPNDTSIPMISLPNIFDSNEVQYAEGYRGKDSVDSLCSSPHSDTSHVDTVEEQPSDIHDSKVDHSDSTFCDDVPVAEETPDRSGIHLLPEHRLKEVGDGESRMYDSVEAAVAYSSENERESNNLELEVGTCAVSDLAAKEEAELQEREIESGNTVPDPDNVDRNDGKDLGDDTELEGRDVDIVHLDMRASVPFSSPIDVDKHKDSGCSSLEDCSVINHLCILQDSKESGEHVEVDQLWVISTDLESDVDSTSLNSKISQDHRNQEAVLHDLVSQPVDVACDLSNVLMLDGTPDSTVSTEVVHNVDSKSYEEKIDQPNDQIDRFGLARSSPDLTVSTEVVLNIDSLPLENKIDQPKIDILEAAESSPGENEVDQSSGQVSARVVFLSFDNKIDQPNDQIDMLEAAQSPPGEDKVDRSSGQLSARVDSLFLENMIDQPNDQIDIFEAAKSSSGEDKVDQSSGQLSARDSQVLSQLEFLTHVDHEILYDTRSKPYQVNLTCQSVAQEEDQGKPVQIQGLQSSPESYPAPVSENPPTTELLQGDTPYVDLSDQVKHQSAPVLSGLAILPQLDSVKQENMPPLPPLPPMQWRMRLPPTDGGQRRDDHFPPTFSFTPSEHPQVVDRSTLDEMINLNTVNQKSQHSMGGVNQMLSPESSLHTEDEKLSVSSEAKVTQTEVKTAHASCILNISDQEVFEPQSKPYSLPPVVNISDNSPPVFASMCNEDPHMVGHSREDETKYLNTENSKPVSQMSLSDSRIHTKDHDKQFVLSEEKFAENLVPEAAAQTTSVQENLRPSTNAYSFPLDVDEMANNIQPMKIQQPRSPLIDAVAAHDKTKLRKVLDRTTTQSPIEEEHDTILDQIRAKAFKLKPAIQTRPASIQGPMTNLRVAAILEKANAIRQAFAGSDDDSDSWSD, from the exons ATGCCGATAGATAGATACTCGATAAGGAATGTGTATAGTTTAGCTGATCCAGAGCTTTACAAAGCTTCTGATAGAGATGATCCTGAAGCTTTGCTTGAAGGTGTTGCCATGGCCGGTCTCGTTGGCCTTCTTCGCCAGCTCGGTGACCTTGCTGA GTTTGCTGCTGAAATTTTCCATCAATTGCATGAAGAAGCGATGGCAACTGCGGCTAGGGGCCATGGTCTACTGGTACGCGTTCAGCAGCTTGAATCGGAAATCCCTTCTATTGAAAAGGCATATCTGTCTCAAACTTCCCATTCAGCATTTTTTCCCAATTCAG GTATTGATTGGCATCCTACCCGGCATACAACACAGAATCTTATCACTACGGGAGATTTACCTCGATTTGTCATGGGTTCTTATGAAGAATGTCGTGGTCCACCTCGATTATTTCTTCTAGACAA GTTTGATGTTGCTGGTGCGGGGGCATGCTTAAAACGCTACACTGACCCATCAGTTTTTAAAGTGGAAGCATCATGCTATGAAATTGAAACTGCTGATACCCAAAGGGATAAAAGAAGCCGCAAGAACAAG AAGGGATCAAATTGGAATGCGGGAGAGACTCCAGATGTTTCACAGCCTTCACATGTCAA ACTCCATCAATTGTTCCTGGAGGAACGAGTGCAGACTGGTGCACTTGAACCTGCACGTCGTGTAAAACTGAAGAAAAGACTAAACAGTTCTCCATTTGACTCAGGAAGTGGAGAAAGTTACATGAACAAGGTAATAAGTTCTTCATTAGACCTTGAAAGTGGAGAAAGTTACGTGAAGAAGCTGTTCAGGTCTTCATTAGAGGATCAAGATGTCCCTGAAGGTGTTCTTCGCCCCTTACCTTTAACTTTGACCTTTGATACCTCTATGGAATCAAGGCTTGAAATACCTGATGATAATATCATGGGCTCAATGTTAGGGTCACCAATGCAAAGTAAAAGTCCATGTGTATCCTCAAGCTTagagaagactgcctatgaggGTTCCACAGATCATCGTCTGAAAACTGGAATTCATGAAGAGGTAGATGAGAAGCAAATAGCAGTTGATGAGGAAATTAAAACAGATGGTTTTCAGAATGGTCACGCATCTGATGATATAGCAAGTGAGACAGAAAGCTACATGGACGCTATTGCTACAATGGATTCAGAACGTGATTTAAACATAAATGACGGAACGTATTCTGATGCTAACAAAGATCAACTTCAATCTCAATGGTCAGCTTCTCAATCTATAGAGAGCTTGACAGCATCTGATGAGGGAAATAGCTCTATCACAAAGAACATAACTATGTCTGCGGATTCTGATACAGCAAGTATTTCAACTGGGAATACCTCTCCAGTTGGTGCAGATTTGTCGCCTCGGCCGTTTGCATGTATCGAAATTCCTTTTCGTCCACGAGTTCCACCCATTGCTGAAAACATTCTGATGATCGAACATCTGGAAAATGATGTTACAAGCGATACATGCATTGATGTCAGAAAGCCAGCCATTAGCTCAGAGGCTGCTTCAGCTCCGCATGTTGATCAATTAGCTATGTTGGAGGAAGGTACTTCAAACAAAACAGATTTAAATGAAGTATCCTTAAACGATATTGAAATTCTTGATAGTCCTAAAAGAAGTGAAGTCCATCAAGGAGATCTGGAAGTTGCTGCTGTACACTCAGACTTTCTTCCAACAGCTGTTGATGATCTATCTTCtttctcatttgtcaaaaatCTCAAGGGTGATGTAGACGATAAATACCCTAATGACACTTCGATCCCCATGATATCTCTTCCCAACATTTTTGACTCGAATGAAGTCCAATATGCAGAGGGGTATCGTGGCAAAGATTCTGTTGACAGTTTATGTAGTTCGCCTCACTCAGATACTTCACATGTGGACACTGTGGAGGAGCAGCCTAGTGACATTCATGATTCAAAGGTAGACCATAGTGACAGTACTTTCTGTGATGATGTTCCTGTCGCAGAAGAGACTCCAGATAGATCTGGCATACATTTGTTACCTGAACATCGTTTGAAAGAAGTAGGTGATGGGGAATCACGTATGTATGATTCAGTAGAAGCCGCAGTTGCATATTCTAGCGAAAATGAAAGAGAATCAAATAACTTGGAACTTGAAGTTGGAACTTGTGCTGTCTCTGATCTTGCTGCCAAAGAAGAAGCAGAATTACAGGAGAGGGAAATAGAATCAGGGAATACTGTCCCTGACCCTGATAATGTTGATAGAAATGATGGTAAGGATCTTGGAGATGATACAGAATTGGAGGGAAGAGACGTAGACATTGTTCACTTGGATATGCGAGCAAGTGTTCCATTTTCCTCCCCAATTGATGTTGATAAGCATAAGGATAGTGGTTGTTCTAGTCTCGAGGATTGCTCAGTTATCAATCACTTATGTATCCTGCAAGATTCCAAGGAATCTGGTGAACATGTGGAAGTAGATCAGCTTTGGGTTATCTCTACTGATCTAGAAAGTGATGTTGATAGCACATCTTTGAATTCAAAAATATCACAGGATCATAGAAATCAAGAAGCTGTTTTACATGATTTGGTCTCTCAACCTGTCGACGTTGCTTGTGATCTTTCAAATGTACTAATGCTTGATGGTACTCCTGACTCAACTGTCTCCACAGAAGTTGTCCATAACGTAGATTCTAAATCTTATGAAGAGAAGATAGACCAACCCAATGATCAGATTGACAGATTTGGACTTGCACGGTCATCTCCTGACTTAACTGTCTCCACAGAAGTCGTCCTTAACATAGATTCTCTACCTCTTGAAAATAAGATTGACCAACCCAAGATTGATATACTTGAAGCTGCAGAGTCATCTCCTGGGGAAAATGAGGTTGACCAATCCAGTGGTCAAGTTTCTGCCAGAGTAGTTTTTCTATCTTTTGATAATAAGATTGACCAACCCAATGATCAGATTGACATGCTTGAAGCTGCTCAGTCACCTCCTGGGGAAGATAAGGTTGACCGATCCAGTGGTCAACTTTCTGCCAGAGTAGATTCTCTATTTCTGGAAAATATGATTGACCAACCCAATGATCAGATTGACATATTTGAAGCTGCAAAGTCATCTTCTGGGGAAGATAAGGTTGACCAATCCAGTGGTCAACTTTCTGCCAGAGACTCTCAGGTGTTATCCCAGCTGGAATTTTTGACTCACGTAGATCATGAAATACTCTATGATACTCGTTCTAAACCATATCAAGTGAACCTTACATGCCAAAGTGTAGCACAGGAGGAAGATCAAGGGAAACCTGTTCAAATACAAGGCTTGCAATCCTCTCCTGAATCTTATCCAGCTCCTGTTTCTGAGAACCCACCTACAACAGAGTTGCTGCAAGGGGACACTCCTTATGTTGACCTATCTGATCAAGTCAAACATCAATCAGCTCCAGTGTTATCTGGTTTAGCCATACTTCCCCAGCTAGATTCGGTCAAACAAGAAAATATGCCACCATTGCCTCCTCTTCCGCCTATGCAATGGAGAATGAGACTGCCCCCAACAGATGGCGGTCAACGTAGAGATGATCACTTCCCACCAACTTTTTCATTTACACCCAGTGAACATCCACAAGTGGTTGATCGTTCAACATTAGATGAAATGATAAACCTGAATACAGTAAATCAGAAATCTCAACATAGCATGGGAGGTGTCAATCAAATGTTATCACCCGAGTCTAGCTTACACACAGAAGATGAAAAGTTATCTGTATCATCAGAAGCAAAAGTAACACAAACAGAAGTTAAAACGGCGCATGCTTCTTGCATTCTAAATATTTCCGACCAAGAAGTGTTTGAGCCACAGTCGAAACCTTATTCACTTCCTCCTGTCGTTAACATATCTGATAACTCCCCACCAGTTTTTGCATCGATGTGCAACGAAGATCCCCACATGGTTGGTCACTCAAGAGAAGATGAGACAAAATATCTGAATACAGAAAATTCAAAACCTGTCAGTCAAATGTCATTATCTGATTCCAGGATACACACAAAAGATCATGATAAACAATTTGTATTATCAGAAGAAAAATTTGCTGAAAACTTGGTGCCAGAAGCAGCAGCGCAAACAACTTCTGTCCAGGAAAATCTTCGGCCATCAACAAATGCTTATTCGTTTCCTCTCGATGTTGATGAAATGGCAAATAATATTCAGCCTATGAAAATACAGCAACCTCGTAGTCCTCTCATTGATGCAGTTGCTGCTCATGACAAAACCAAA CTGAGGAAGGTCTTAGATCGTACCACAACTCAATCACCAATAGAAGAGGAACATGACACGATACTGGATCAGATACGGGCAAAG GCCTTTAAGTTGAAACCAGCAATCCAGACTAGGCCAGCAAGTATTCAGGGTCCTATGACCAATTTGAGAGTAGCTGCTATTTTAGAGAAAGCAAATGCGATCCGCCAG GCATTTGCTGGAAGCGACGATGACAGTGATAGCTGGAGTGACTAA
- the LOC122593415 gene encoding uncharacterized protein LOC122593415, with translation MATAYSFSVSAKPHFESSKIIPSSNIVSLSSPSSVIKSKRNGYGGVRIVRSCSEVVAAIKLVESENKKKEKGSGKEVLKVGLICGGPSAERGISLNSARSVLDHIQGDDLHVSCYYIDPNLNAYAISSAQVYSNTPADFDFKLESLAQGFETLTEFAEHLAASVNIVFPVIHGRFGEDGDIQELLEKSNVPFVGTRSKECRTAFDKYDASLELKRQGFITVPNYVLQGSELDESGLSKWFFDNQLDPNSGKVVVKPTRAGSSIGVTVAYGFSDSLNKVREIISEGIDDKVIIEIFLEGGREFTAIVLDVGSDFDSQPVVFLPTEVELQSSDSADINEKDAIFNYRRKYLPTQQVVYHTPPRFPLDVIQKIREGASILFKRLGLRDFARIDGWFLPHSARLSSSEANDFGKTESGIVIFTDINLISGMEQTSFLFQQASKVGFSHSNILRTIIQRACLRFPSLASYICESKPSYTRSKKSEHEGARKVFVIFGGDTSERQVSLMSGTNVWLNLQVAGDLDVTPCLLAPANDDSSDQKDDSLRTVWSLPYSLVLRHTTEEVLDACTEALEPDRAALTSHLRKQVMDELANGFKNHSWFTGFDISDEPPMKLTLQNWIKLAKEVQATVFIAVHGGIGEDGTLQALLEAEGVPYTGPGFSASKICMDKVATSLGVNHLTHLGVLTINKDVRRKEDLLNTSASDIWHEVISKLHCETVCIKPARDGCSTGVARLTCAEDLGVYVKALEDCLPRIPPNSLAKAHGLIEMPVPPPEFLIFEPFIETDEITIVSKSTNENERLLWKGNSRWVEITVGVIGKRGHMRSLMPSVTVKESGDILSLEEKFQGGTGINLTPPPLSIMSTEALMRCKERIELIANTLELEGFSRIDAFVNVDSGEVLVIEVNTVPGMTPSTVLIHQALAEEPPVYPHRFFRTLLDLGSERFM, from the exons ATGGCTACTGCTTACTCTTTCTCTGTGTCAGCCAAACCACATTTTGAGTCTTCCAAAATTATCCCATCTTCAAATATTGTTTCattatcatcaccatcatctgtGATCAAGTCGAAACGAAACGGGTATGGCGGAGTTAGAATTGTGAGATCATGCAGTGAAGTGGTGGCAGCCATCAAATTGGTTGAGAGTGAGAATAAGAAAAAGGAGAAAGGAAGTGGAAAGGAGGTATTGAAAGTTGGGTTAATATGTGGTGGGCCATCTGCTGAACGTGGTATTTCTCTTAATTCTGCAAGATCAGTCCTTGATCATATTCAG GGAGATGATCTGCATGTAAGCTGCTATTACATTGACCCCAATCTCAATGCGTATGCTATATCCTCTGCCCAG GTTTATTCAAATACTCCTgctgattttgattttaaacttgAAAG CCTAGCACAAGGTTTCGAGACTTTGACGGAATTTGCGGAACATCTAGCTGCATCTGTGAATATAGTTTTCCCTGTCATACATGGTCGTTTTGGTGAAGATGGTGACATTCAG GAGCTTCTTGAAAAATCAAATGTTCCATTTGTTGGCACAAGATCAAAGGAATGCCGTACAGCATTTGACAAG TATGATGCCTCCTTGGAACTTAAGAGACAGGGATTTATAACAGTGCCCAACTATGTACTACAG GGAAGCGAATTGGACGAGTCTGGTCTATCAAAGTGGTTTTTTGACAATCAGCTAGATCCTAACTCAGGGAAAGTTGTG GTGAAACCAACAAGAGCAGGATCAAGTATCGGTGTTACAGTTGCCTATGGTTTCTCTGATTCCCTAAACAAAGTTAGAGAAATTATTTCCGAG GGGATCGATGACAAGGTTATTATTGAAATTTTTCTCGAAGGAGGTAGAGAGTTTACTGCAATTGTTCTTGATGTTGGTTCTGATTTTGACAGTCAACCAGTTGTATTCCTTCCTACAGAG gttgaacttcaatctagtGATAGTGCTGACATAAATGAGAAAGATGCAATATTTAACTATCGCCGGAAGTATCTTCCCACTCAGCAG GTTGTTTATCACACTCCACCTCGTTTTCCATTAGATGTAATACAAAAAATTCGTGAAGGAGCATCTATATTATTCAAAAGGCTTGGTTTACGGGATTTTGCAAGGATTGATGGTTGGTTTTTACCGCATTCTGCTAGATTATCATCATCAGAAGCAAATGATTTTGGGAAGACTGAATCAGGAATTGTTATATTTACTGACATCAACTTG ATTAGCGGAATGGAGCAAACAAGTTTCCTATTTCAGCAAGCTTCAAAG GTTGGCTTCTCTCACTCAAATATCCTGAGAACCATTATTCAGCGTGCTTGTTTGCGATTCCCCAGCCTTGCTTCATATATATGTGAATCAAAGCCGTCATATACAAGATCAAAGAAGTCTGAACATGAAGGGGCTCGCAAAGTATTTGTTATTTTTGGTGGAGACACGTCTGAACGCCAAGTATCTCTTATGAGTGGAACTAATGTTTGGTTAAATCTTCAAGTAGCCGGTGat CTTGACGTAACTCCTTGCTTACTTGCTCCGGCAAACGATGATTCATCTGATCAAAAAGATGACAGCTTGAGGACAGTTTGGTCATTACC TTACTCCCTTGTGCTAAGACATACAACAGAAGAAGTACTTGATGCTTGCACAGAGGCACTTGAACCCGATCGTGCTGCATTGACTTCTCACTTAAGGAAGCAAGTGATGGATGAACTAGCTAATGGTTTCAAGAACCACAGTTGGTTCACGGGTTTTGATATATCTGATGAACCACCTATGAAGCTTACACTACAGAACTGGATAAAGCTGGCCAAGGAAGTTCAAGCAACAGTTTTTATTGCAG TGCATGGAGGAATTGGTGAAGATGGTACACTTCAAGCGTTGCTGGAAGCTGAAGGAGTACCTTATACAG GTCCTGGATTTTCGGCTTCAAAGATATGTATGGACAAAGTAGCAACATCTCTTGGTGTTAATCAT CTTACACATCTCGGGGTTCTTACTATAAATAAGGATGTGAGGAGAAAGGAAGATCTTTTGAATACATCTGCTAGTGACATTTGGCATGAAGTGATATCAAAGCTCCATTGTGAAACCGTATGTATCAAACCAGCAAGAGATGGATGCTCAACAGGAGTTGCAAGACTCAC GTGCGCTGAGGACCTTGGTGTTTATGTAAAAGCATTGGAAGATTGTCTTCCTCGAATTCCTCCAAATAGCTTGGCAAAG GCACATGGACTAATTGAGATGCCAGTTCCTCCACCAGAGTTTTTAATCTTTGAACCTTTCATTGAAACGGATGAGATCACTATAGTATCCAAATCCACAAATGAAAATGAACGTCTCTTGTGGAAAGGAAATAGTAGATGGGTCGAGATAACTGTTGGGGTCATAGGAAAACGAGGTCATATGCGCTCTCTGATGCCTAGTGTCACTGTTAAAGAAAGTGGTGACATATTATCACTTGAAGAGAAATTTCAAG GTGGAACAGGGATTAATCTTACCCCACCCCCATTGTCAATTATGAG CACCGAGGCATTGATGCGATGCAAAGAACGAATTGAGCTTATAGCTAACACCCTGGAGCTCGAAGGATTTTCTCGTATTGATGCTTTTGTTAATGTTGATAGTGGAGAG GTTTTGGTTATTGAAGTGAATACCGTGCCTGGAATGACGCCTTCAACTGTATTGATTCATCAG GCACTTGCAGAAGAACCTCCAGTGTATCCTCATCGGTTTTTCCGTACTCTTCTTGATTTGGGTTCTGAACGATTCATGTAA